A genomic stretch from Romeriopsis navalis LEGE 11480 includes:
- a CDS encoding DUF3120 domain-containing protein — MLSPSPEPAHLYSIPTDAPQEKTVALFPVGDAPRPRLSILPAPVRTNPWLVFSAGAFLVSVPVFFEAPLVRYLPWLSVLLSAGWAGLSIFLSKQRKTALWGDLLVGFTWTWLCGAIFWGWWRWEPALHIPIEAAALPIALFGLRANWAKIGNFFYLGSLVGTAITDLYFYIVNLMPEWKALMVAEPDEVGTIFQLALAKMYMPWGMAWTAILLTSLLFIGLFGLIQRSSKWMAFSGAVLSTILVDGLFWVAATLS, encoded by the coding sequence TTGCTTTCTCCGTCACCAGAGCCAGCTCATCTTTATTCCATCCCAACGGATGCGCCACAGGAGAAAACTGTTGCATTATTTCCAGTCGGTGACGCCCCACGGCCACGATTGTCGATTCTTCCGGCACCAGTTCGCACCAATCCTTGGTTAGTGTTTAGCGCCGGTGCTTTTTTAGTTTCTGTACCGGTGTTTTTTGAAGCGCCCCTAGTCCGTTATTTGCCCTGGCTCAGCGTGTTACTTTCCGCGGGTTGGGCCGGTCTGAGCATTTTCCTTTCAAAGCAGCGCAAGACTGCTCTATGGGGCGACTTACTCGTCGGATTTACTTGGACTTGGCTGTGTGGCGCCATCTTCTGGGGCTGGTGGCGCTGGGAACCCGCTTTACATATTCCGATCGAAGCCGCGGCATTGCCGATCGCGCTATTCGGCCTCCGCGCTAACTGGGCCAAGATCGGCAACTTTTTTTATCTCGGCTCTTTGGTTGGCACCGCAATTACTGACTTATATTTCTACATCGTCAATTTGATGCCGGAGTGGAAAGCGCTGATGGTCGCCGAGCCCGATGAAGTCGGCACAATTTTTCAGCTCGCACTGGCCAAAATGTATATGCCTTGGGGCATGGCGTGGACGGCTATCTTGTTAACTTCGCTGCTATTTATTGGGCTATTTGGCCTTATCCAGCGTTCGTCCAAGTGGATGGCTTTCAGCGGTGCAGTGCTGAGCACGATTTTGGTCGATGGGCTATTTTGGGTGGCGGCAACACTCTCATAA